The following proteins are encoded in a genomic region of Anomaloglossus baeobatrachus isolate aAnoBae1 chromosome 6, aAnoBae1.hap1, whole genome shotgun sequence:
- the LOC142243596 gene encoding uncharacterized protein LOC142243596: protein MNVLLAEAPTQRQNALALRRNCQQSRQTHLRLGTPVSVAEMGPWLDRYPNKDAAAQLRFGFSFGFFIPFKLNRHPLFARNLKSATELHAVLLDKINCELEKGRLKGPFESPPFYNLRVSPLGVVPKKEPGKFRLIHHLSHPKGLSVNDGIPDSDASVTYVSFDKAVALVRQAGPGALMAKSDIESAFRLLPVHPDCYHLLGCFVDGFYYYDTCLPMGCSISCSYFELFSSFLEWAVKVESGSQSIIHYLDDFLFVGPQDSTHCQLLLDSFCSLMSRFGVPLSKDKTVGPSQVLSFLGIEIDSNSMLFRLPDDKVVKLRSLIMGFCSVRSVTLRQMQSLLGLLVFTCRVMPMGRVFSRRLSLATKGIRLPHHRIRITPCLRADLFIWNDFLSRYNGQTCFQDNFLSNEEISLFSDASGSLGFGVIFGEQWCAEQWPQSWHDRGFVSNLTLLELFPIVTAVVIWGPAFRNKRILFWTDNMSVVHAINHLTSSSLPVLKLLRFFVLQCLELNMWFRARHVPGRCNAIADSLSRFQFQKFRQLCPRAQPEGMSCPPSIWDLLECS from the coding sequence ATGAATGTTCTGCTTGCGGAGGCCCCCACGCAGCGGCAAAATGCCCTCGCCCTTCGGCGAAATTGCCAACAAAGCCGTCAAACCCACCTGAGACTCGGGACGCCGGTGAGCGTAGCcgagatggggccgtggctcgaccggtaccccaataaggatgcggcggcgcagctgcgcttCGGCTTCTCTTTTGGTTTCTTTATTCCTTTTAAACTTAACAGACACCCCCTTTTTGCCCGTAACCTAAAATCTGCGACGGAGCTTCATGCAGTTTTACTTGATAAAATAAACTGTGAGTTAGAAAAAGGCAGATTAAAGGGCCCTTTTGAATCACCCCCTTTTTACAACTTacgggtgtccccgctgggggtcgtCCCGAAGAAGGAGCCTGGGAAATTTCGTTTAATTCACCACCTTTCACATCCGAAAGGTTTGTCTGTCAATGATGGTATACCCGATTCGGATGCGTCAGTCACGTATGTCTCTTTCGACAAAGCTGTTGCGTTAGTTAGGCAAGCGGGACCGGGGGCTttgatggccaagtcagatattgagtcGGCTTTCCGCCTTCTCCCGGTTCACCCGGATTGCTACCATCTGTTGGGATGTTTCGTAGATGGTTTTTATTATTACGATACATGCCTTCCCATGGGTTGCTCAATCTCTTGCTCATACTTTGAGCTATtcagttcttttttagaatgggccGTGAAGGTGGAATCTGGTTCCCAATCTATTattcattatcttgatgacttcCTTTTTGTTGGCCCTCAAGATTCCACCCATTGCCAGCTTCTATTGGATTCGTTTTGCAGTTTGATGTCCAGATTTGGTGTTCCTTTGTCGAAGGACAAAACAGTAGGCCCCTCCCAGGTTCTTTCCTTCCTCGGTATTGAAATAGATTCAAATTCAATGCTATTCCGCCTCCCGGATGACAAGGTAGTAAAGCTGCGCTCTCTGATTATGGGTTTTTGTTCGGTTCGTAGTGTGACCCTTCGTCAGATGCAATCTTTGCTGGGCCTTCTTGTATTCACCTGTCGTGTCATGCCAATGGGCCGAGTTTTTTCCCGGAGGTTATCACTTGCCACTAAAGGCATTCGCCTTCCTCATCATCGCATCAGGATTACCCCCTGCTTGAGAGCTGATTTGTTTATCTGGAATGATTTTCTATCCAGGTATAATGGTCAAACTTGTTTTCAGGATAACTTTCTTTCCAATGAAGAAATATCACTTTTTTCCGATGCATCGGGATCGTTGGGTTTTGGCGTTATTTTTGGCGAGCAATGGTGTGCTGAGCAATGGCCCCAATCTTGGCACGACAGAGGTTTTGTGTCCAACCTGaccctccttgaattgttccccatagtaacAGCTGTTGTGATCTGGGGGCCAGCCTTCAGAAATAAACGAATTTTATTCTGGACTGATAATATGTCCGTTGTGCACGCGATAAACCATCTGACTTCATCCTCTTTGCCAGTCCTAAAGTTACTTAGATTTTTTGTGCTGCAGTGCCTCGAGCTCAATATGTGGTTCAGGGCTCGCCATGTGCCTGGCAGGTGCAACGCTATCGCTGACTCACTttcccgttttcaatttcagaaattTCGGCAGCTGTGTCCTCGGGCACAACCAGAGGGAATGTCGTGTCCACCCAGCATATGGGACCTGCTGGAATGCAGCTGA